TCGGATGATTGAGATCCAGAGCCAGATGTCCGAGAGAGCTGTGGAGCTGCTGAACCTGCCCGAGGACCAGTCCTGTTTCCTGCTAGATGTGGGGTATGTGTACCAGGGGACGTCTGAGGGCTCTCATCTATGTaataggtctgggtaggagaaCAAAACAACATCAAAGCTACTTCAGACTGAGTGTGTATATAACTTCGCCCATCCAGGTGTGGCTCGGGGCTAAGTGGGGACTACCTGTCAGAGGAGGGACATTGCTGGGTTGGAGTGGACATCAGCACAGCCATGTTGGGTGAGTGTGGTTGGAGTGGACATCAGCACAGCCGTGTTGGGTGAGTGTGGTTGGAGTGGACATCAGCACAGCCGTGTTGGGTGAGTGTGGTTGGAGTGGACATCAGCACAGCCGTGTTGGGTGAGTGTGGTTGGAGTGGACATCAGCACAGCCGTGTTGGGTGAGTGTGGTTGAGTGGACATCAGCACAGCCGTGTTGGTTGAGTGGACATCAGCACAGCCGTGTTGGTTGAGTGGACATCAGCACAGCCGTGTTGGGTGAGTGTGGTTGAGTGGACATCAGCACAGCCGTGTTGGGTGAGTGTGGTTGAGTGGACATCAGAACAGCCATGTTGGGTGAGTGTGGTTGAGTGGACATCAGCACAGCCGTGTTGGGTGAGTGTGGTTGGTGTCATTCCTGATGCAAAAATATTGCATTCATATTTAGAGATGGATCAGCCATCCTAATCCATGGATCAGCAACCTGAAAAATACCAGTCAATATTTATTTGTTGTGATCCGCTGTTGACCAGTGCTGTGTCCTCTCTAGATGTAGCGCTGGATCGGGAGGTCGAGGGAGACGTTGTGTTGGGGGATATGGGTGAGGGGATGCCCTTCAGGCCTGGGACCTTTGATGGCTGCATCAGGTAAAGAGCTTGTCCTCCCTGTCCTGTAAGAGATACCTGAGTTCTCTACTGACAAATTAGTATTGATGGACTTGTCAAGACTGAGTTAGTAATGTatctctccttctgtctgtctccatccttctcttTCAACCTATCACCTGTCTGTGTCCTCCCCTACCTCTCTTTGTCTCATCCCTCAGTATTTCTGCTCTCCAATGGCTCTGCAATGCTGACAAAAAGACCCACAGCCCCCCCAAGAGGCTCTACACCTTCTTCAGTACGCTCTACTCCTCCCTGGTGAGATCCCTGGGGACCTCGGTCCAATCTAACCACTACTCCTCCCTGGTGAGATCCCTAGGGACCTCAGTCCAATCTAACCACTACTCCTCCCTggtgatgtagctcagttggtagagcatggcatttgcaacgccagggttgtgggttctattccagtatggaaaaaaattaaataactatgcactcactaactgtaagtcgctctggataagagcgtctgctaaatgactaaaatgtaaaaatggtgAGATCCCTAGGGACCTCAATCCAATCTAACCACTACTCCTCCCTGGTGAGATCCCTAGGGACCTCAGTCCAATCTAACCCCTACTATGTTATTGTCCCATATCTTTTTTAGTCAAGAGGAGCCCGTGCAGTGTTTCAGCTTTACCCAGAGAACTCTGAGCAGGTACAGTGATATTACAAATTGTTTATTAAAGTTTGTCTGCACAGAAACATGCCGACACACTCGGTGACACCTGATTGCCACTCCTGATCTGACCAAGTAGTTGCTCCGCCTTCCttctatttatttatatttatgcATAATGTTATTCTATTTTATTACACCTTTACTACTTCTGTTTACTGTAGTTATTATTGCGAGGTGAACCTGCCAGTCAGCGTTTCAGTGTACTGTGTATCCTGTGTAAATGAATAATAGACTTGACTGTGTGTAGCTGGAGCTGATTACGTCCCAGGCCATGAAGGCAGGCTTCAGTGGAGGCATGGTAGTGGACTATCCCAACAGCACCAAGGCCAAAAAGTGAGTCGTCGTCCGTCCCCCCGCCCCCAAGCGGCCCAACCTGGATTTGTAGCCACCATAGAAATATAACCTATAGAACGGGCCTCTCCATTttaagtcaatgatggcataatgatagattatatttctatggtaatCACTTGGAGGTCATactagaaaaacacacacacaaaaacatgtaTTTCTGGCACGAACTCTCACAATTGTCTTCCTACCGTCACCGACTGCTGGgaactactttattgaggaacgGTTTTACTTActatgatatgtggttgtcccacctagctaccttaagatgaatgcactaactgtaagtcgctctggaaaagagtgtctgctaaatgaccaaaactGACATCCTTCTCTGATTTCCCCATCAGGTTCTTCCTGTGTCTGTTCGCTGGGTTTTCAGGAACCCTACCCAAGGTGAGGAAGAGAGTAGGAGTTCATTTGGAGACTTGTCTTGAATGCTGATGGTTTGTGGTCCCTGTATTTCAGGGGCTGGGGTCAGAGACAGTGGACAGGGGTGTCCCAAATCAAGTCCAGTTCACAGGACAGAGGTAAAGAAATAACATCCTCAACTTTAGAAATGTTCTAATTATTAATTACCACCATTATGTTAATGGTAAGACTTAATCAAAGTATTAGCATAGTTGGGTAGATCTTCTCATCAGGTCAGTGCAGGCTCATATTTTCGGTGGCTCGACTGGGTAAGACACTTAAGCGGGGGTGGTCCTTGTGTGTTTGCGAGacagaggtcctgggttggcgccTTGGTATGAGCCAaatcaggaggaagtggtactggcttagcaagcagcgtgacgtcctttacaaTGACACTGATCACATCTACTGTCACAGGACATAGAGCAGATCAAAGATGAAATATGTATTTGGTAAAAATAACTACAGATTGATTAGAGCTGAGTGTCTCAATCCCATCCTGTGTCTGCTGGTGATGATTTCCTGTTTGTCTTGGTGAAGATCTCGCTTTAAGAACATGAAGGGCAAGTCTGCAAAGAAGGGAAAAGACTGGATCctggagaagaaggagaggaggagaagacagGGCAGGTATGTACCCCTCTGACTACACTGTCTCATTGGGCAGTGATCCTGATCCAGTCTACGGTCTCATTGGGCAGTGATCCTGATCCAGTCTACGGTCTCATTGGGCAGTGATCCTGATCCAGTCTACTGTCTCATTGGGCAGTGATCTTGATCCTGTACAGGTCAACCATTTGTACCATGCATATAGCTTCCAACCCCATTTGGATGAAGCCATTAGGCTCTGTAACAGAAAGGCTTGTCTCTTACCGTCTTCCCTCTGTGGTGTGGTTTGTCTCTCAGGGAGGTCCGAGCTGACACAAAGTACACTGCCCGGCAGAGAAGGCCTCA
The DNA window shown above is from Coregonus clupeaformis isolate EN_2021a chromosome 6, ASM2061545v1, whole genome shotgun sequence and carries:
- the LOC121567674 gene encoding probable 18S rRNA (guanine-N(7))-methyltransferase; protein product: MSSSCRRPEHMAPPEMFYNEEEAKKYSQNSRMIEIQSQMSERAVELLNLPEDQSCFLLDVGCGSGLSGDYLSEEGHCWVGVDISTAMLDVALDREVEGDVVLGDMGEGMPFRPGTFDGCISISALQWLCNADKKTHSPPKRLYTFFSTLYSSLSRGARAVFQLYPENSEQLELITSQAMKAGFSGGMVVDYPNSTKAKKFFLCLFAGFSGTLPKGLGSETVDRGVPNQVQFTGQRSRFKNMKGKSAKKGKDWILEKKERRRRQGREVRADTKYTARQRRPHF